GCTGAGCTGCCCGCAGCCTGTCCTGGAGGCACTGGTGCTTGGGGATGTTGTAGGCTGCGTCCGAGCTGACCCAGCCGTCGGAGGGGTGTGCTTCTTCGATGTACACCAGCAGGAAGTCAGCAATGTCCACGAAGTGCGCGGCCAGGCGCTGGAAGGACCTCAGGCGGGCCATGAAGGGGGGTCAGGTGCAGCTGCCGAAGTTGAGGATGAGGGGTCTCTTGCCGCGGGCGAAGTCCAGGATGCGGAGCCTCTTCTGCCCGTCCAGCTGGATCACCTCGGGGTTGGGGGCTAAGGAGCCCACGTGCGCCGACTTGAAGAAGTCCAGCTTCTGCCCGTGCCACACGGCTTTCAGCGACTCCAGCGTGAACATGCGGTTGGAGTCGGACACGCAGACCGGGGGGTCGTCGGGGGGCGGCCCCTCGCTGGCGCTGGCCACCTCCTCCGCCGTGGGCATCATCAGCATCTTCTTCCTAATGCACAGAAAATCCAGGAGCCAGAGCATCACGGCGGTGAGCAGGAAGcgggggaagaggaggatgcAGGCGGCCGCCTGGGTGAGCAGCTGCAAGGTGTGAACGCCAAGGGAGTGGAGCATCGCAGCGGCTTGTGCTGCAGGGCGCTGCCTGCCTGGGGGCCCCCACGCACCCTGCTTGCCGGGGTCTGTGCAGCACGGCTGAGATCCCGCTTCTCTTTAAGCCCATTTTATAGTCAGggatttaaatgaaaagtgacTCCACCTCCGGCCAGAACCCGCCCCTCTGGAACTTGAGCCTGGGGATTACCTACCCCTCCACTCTAATGACCTAAAAATACACAGACAAAAGGGGAGAGAGCCCCGGCGGGAGCTGCGAGGGACGTGCAACGAAGCAGGGAGCCGCCGCTATCAGGCACCAGCAGAGAGTCCGAGATAGGGCACCGCCGGGGTCCCCGGCCGCAGATAGCGGCAGGCGCTCACAAACAGCCCCGCCAAGGACAATGCAACAGGCGCAgcccgccccccggccgggcccggcccggctccccaCGGGCTATGCGAGAGCGGGGCCGGCGCCGCGCCGGAGCGGCAAGCGgcagcgggggccggggccgtcCCGGCAGCGCCTGCAGGTGACAGGGACGGGCCGCCGGCGCCGCGTCCCTCCCCgcgcctccctcccctccccgccccgccagcCCGGTCGCCCCTGGGCACGGCCTTCGCCCCGCCACACGCCCCGGCGCCGCGGGGGCACCCGGGGCTCGAACCCGCGGACACGCCGAGCCCGCATcctcccgccgcggcggcggggcgggaggcggccgcTGCCCCGGCCCACGGGCACCCCCTCGCCtcgcggcgggcggcccgggcGCGGGGGGGTGCCAGGTGGGCGCGGGCCGGCGGGCGCTGCCCCGCGGCGGAggaggggcgcggggcggcgctcCGGCCGCTAGGGGTAGCTGTTGCCCGAGaagccgcggcggcggcggctgcggcggcggggagccgcggggccctgccgccccccggcccggaGGTGtccgcgcccccgccgccttGCCCCGGACCCCGAGTCGGAGGGGGCGTCCCCCCGGCGGCGGGTCTCCCCTCGGGGTGGGGCTCGCCGGCCTCCCCCGAGGGCCCTCGGGAACGGGGGTCAgggcgggcagccccggggccgcgggaggcagcggcgggcgggccggcccggggctgcgggtGTGCGCTGGGGTGTGAaggcggggcccggccgcgcGGCGGAGGCGGCCTTCGACCGCGCTCGACGCCGGCCTGGTCGGGGCGGCCCCCGCGTCCTCGGGGAAGATCACCTCGCCTCGTCCCGGGGGCGCACCCGGGGCCTGAGGGGCGTGCGTCACCCGGGCTTCTCCCGCCAGCTCAGCCGCGACCGCACTCTCCCCGCACCGCCGAGCTGCGGCCCGGCCGGTGCTGCGGGGGGTGCCACGACGGGTGGGCAGcgaggacgggggggggggggggcaggggagcgCTGCTTCCGCAACGGCTCCCTGTTCACCGGGGGTCCTGCTGCATCCAGGTGAGCTGTAAGTCAGGGCAGATGCTCCTTTCCGGCGACCCGGGAGGAgccagcagtattttttttctgttgtcgAGTGAAGTGTAAACCCAAGCTTCTCGTGCAGTAGGTCTAGCAAAGTCCTTGAACGGATGGCTGAAGTCTCACCTCATGGACACGGTCAGGTAGACCTGTGTACTGCCCTCGGAGCCATCACGCAAGGGCTGGTTTTAGGTTGGGTGGGTTGTGTATCAGTAGCAAAGTGCTTGCAGTACGTGGAGCTCAGCACAGACTGGCCACCTTCAGTCTTCACCCAGTCAGGAGGAATTTATGGCCTGTAAATTCCTTCTTGCTGGACTAGATGGAGACCTGTCCCAGATGTATGGAGCTTAAGTCTAGTTTGGTGTATAGACACAGCCCTAGACAAAATACGCCAGCTCTGCTCACAGCCTTGCCGCTCTGTTGATGCAGGCTTCCCAGCTTGCAGCACGCACACCATTTCCCCACCACCTTCTTCAGAAAGGGATATTAGTTGTCCAAAATGCTGAACGCTGCCCTCTGCTATGCAAATGTGACTCATGCATCCCTGAGCTGCTGCTACAGCTGCCGTTCACCCAGGTGCCTGCCGCACTGACGGTGGGGACACACGCCCCAAGCATTCAATGTGCGTATGGGTCCTGAGCGCCCCGGTTCAGCCTCTGGCTGACGccaggtctctggctgcagATTCCCAGAGAATCTGAGGACCTGCAACTCCCCCTGCACTTCTCCAAATGTGACTGTGCATGTCTCCGTGCCTCCCGTCTAAcatctgcaaaatggaaaaattaatgcTGAGCCTCCTCATGGGAATCTAGGCGGcttacttcatttttatgtaaCTTATTACGAGAACTCTgaataaaaggcaaaattaaaatctcattttattttttctttatctggTCCGAATAGGCTGTTTTAGAGCCATCTAATCAGGCGCCTGGTTTGCAGCCCCCCCGGTGCATTGTCTTTAGTTGGTGTCAGCAGCAAGTGAAGGGAATTCAGCGTTGTAGCATCTGAATGAAAATGTATGCTCCAGTCCTCATAAAGCCATGTTCATACACTAACCTGATTAATAACATTTTTGGCATTCTGTGGTGCTCAGTCCAGGGAAAATTACTGAGTACATATTTGCTATATTGTCAAACTTATTTTGAACTCTTCATGTGGGCCTCTCACCACCTCTCTGTGCAGTTATGCAATCTTGAAAACCACAAATTAAAGCCTCTAAACAGACGCAATAACAAATTGTGGTAGCTCTGAAGAAAcccccaggaaaaaaattgatctCTCAAAGCGACCTCTTCAAACTATGCTGACAGACAAAAGCCTGAGTAAACAGATGGGTTTGCAACCCTGAATATCAACAAACTTTGCTCTACTAGATCAGTGAGAGATATTCCGAGGTAAAAAAAGTATGTGGTTTTATATAGTGTATTTGTAGCTGGATAGGGAttttggaaattactttttctccaTTCCCTGGAAACaactttgctttatttttatagcttGAAGGAAACTTTTGAATTGGGGTTTCCTATTCAGCTGTGGATAGACCAGAGAACTGAAGCATTTTGCTCCAGCAGCCCGCTGCTA
The Gavia stellata isolate bGavSte3 chromosome 7, bGavSte3.hap2, whole genome shotgun sequence genome window above contains:
- the DIO3 gene encoding thyroxine 5-deiodinase, encoding MLHSLGVHTLQLLTQAAACILLFPRFLLTAVMLWLLDFLCIRKKMLMMPTAEEVASASEGPPPDDPPVCVSDSNRMFTLESLKAVWHGQKLDFFKSAHVGSLAPNPEVIQLDGQKRLRILDFARGKRPLILNFGSCTUPPFMARLRSFQRLAAHFVDIADFLLVYIEEAHPSDGWVSSDAAYNIPKHQCLQDRLRAAQLMREGAPDCPLAVDTMDNASSAAYGAYFERLYVIQEEKVMYQGGRGPEGYKISELRSWLDQYKTRLQSPSTVVIQV